The Microbacterium paraoxydans genome includes a window with the following:
- a CDS encoding cytidine deaminase translates to MTDIDWDELRQVAAEAMTKAYAPYSRYRVGAAALVSDGRIVAGCNVENASYGVTLCAECALVGDLFMSGGGQLVAFVCVNNDGETIMPCGRCRQLLFEHAVPGMLLETVSGIRTIDEVLPDAFGPRDLEEAR, encoded by the coding sequence ATGACGGACATCGACTGGGACGAGCTGCGCCAGGTCGCCGCGGAGGCCATGACCAAGGCGTACGCGCCGTACTCGCGCTACCGCGTGGGGGCGGCGGCGCTCGTCAGCGACGGGCGGATCGTGGCCGGCTGCAACGTCGAGAACGCCTCGTACGGCGTCACGCTGTGCGCCGAGTGCGCGCTCGTGGGCGACCTGTTCATGTCCGGCGGCGGCCAGCTCGTCGCCTTCGTGTGCGTGAACAACGACGGCGAGACCATCATGCCCTGCGGCCGATGCCGGCAGCTGCTGTTCGAGCACGCCGTACCCGGCATGCTGCTGGAGACCGTCTCCGGCATCCGCACGATCGACGAGGTGCTGCCCGATGCGTTCGGGCCGCGCGACCTGGAGGAAGCACGATGA
- a CDS encoding ABC transporter permease — MSLVQTEAADGTVQLATVRERHLKAPISLAVVTALLAVLFLAVPRSGISTFRLGDRTSAFELPDVGLPTAPTFWVVFAVLVVLTVGAFLRAWTYRAPSIWLIVAYGVLAVFAFLVWAAAGGLVPVTSLLFGAVSLSVPLVFGALGGVIGERAGVVNVAIEGQLLLGAFSAALLSSITGNAFVGLIGAMIGGVLVASVLAAFAIKYLVEQVIVGVVLNVLVTGLTGFLYGALLAPNEAELNTPVRFSRIEIPVLSDIPIIGPVLFNQTFIVYLMFITVAVVAWGLYRTKWGLRLRAVGEHPQAADTVGIRVNPTRFWNVLLAGAIAGIGGAYFTLVSVPQFGKEMTAGLGFIALAAVIFGRWDPIRATLAALLFGFATNLQNLLSILKTPIPGEFMLMLPYVVTLLAVAGFAGQIRGPAASGKPYIKS; from the coding sequence ATGTCGCTCGTGCAGACCGAAGCCGCCGACGGCACGGTGCAGCTCGCCACCGTCCGGGAGCGCCACCTCAAGGCGCCGATCAGCCTCGCGGTCGTCACCGCGCTGCTGGCGGTGCTCTTCCTCGCCGTGCCGCGCAGCGGTATCAGCACCTTCCGCCTGGGGGACCGCACGTCGGCCTTCGAGCTCCCCGACGTGGGGCTGCCCACCGCGCCGACCTTCTGGGTCGTCTTCGCCGTGCTCGTCGTCCTCACGGTCGGGGCCTTCCTCCGGGCATGGACGTACCGGGCGCCGTCGATCTGGCTCATCGTCGCCTATGGCGTGCTCGCCGTCTTCGCGTTCCTCGTCTGGGCCGCGGCCGGGGGTCTCGTCCCCGTCACGAGCCTGCTGTTCGGTGCGGTGTCGCTGTCGGTGCCGCTCGTGTTCGGCGCGCTCGGCGGTGTCATCGGCGAGCGGGCCGGTGTCGTCAACGTGGCCATCGAGGGGCAGCTGCTCCTCGGCGCGTTCTCGGCGGCGCTCCTGTCCAGCATCACCGGCAACGCCTTCGTGGGCCTCATCGGCGCCATGATCGGCGGCGTTCTCGTCGCGAGCGTGCTGGCGGCGTTCGCGATCAAGTACCTCGTCGAGCAGGTCATCGTCGGTGTCGTCCTCAACGTCCTCGTCACCGGCCTCACGGGCTTCCTCTACGGCGCGCTCCTCGCCCCGAACGAGGCCGAACTGAACACCCCGGTGCGCTTCTCCCGCATCGAGATCCCGGTGCTGAGCGACATCCCGATCATCGGTCCGGTGCTCTTCAACCAGACCTTCATCGTGTACCTCATGTTCATCACCGTGGCCGTCGTCGCGTGGGGCCTGTACCGCACCAAGTGGGGCCTGCGCCTCCGCGCCGTGGGCGAGCACCCGCAGGCGGCCGACACGGTCGGCATCCGGGTCAACCCGACGCGGTTCTGGAACGTGCTGCTCGCGGGCGCGATCGCCGGCATCGGCGGCGCGTACTTCACCCTCGTCTCGGTCCCGCAGTTCGGCAAGGAGATGACGGCCGGGCTCGGCTTCATCGCCCTCGCCGCGGTGATCTTCGGACGCTGGGACCCGATCCGCGCGACGCTCGCCGCCCTGCTCTTCGGATTCGCGACGAACCTGCAGAACCTGCTCTCGATCCTGAAGACGCCGATCCCCGGCGAGTTCATGCTCATGCTGCCGTACGTGGTCACGCTGCTCGCGGTCGCCGGGTTCGCCGGACAGATCCGGGGTCCTGCCGCCAGCGGCAAGCCGTACATCAAGTCGTAG
- a CDS encoding ABC transporter permease, with protein sequence MSGATPGAGDVTKGLPPEQLPPSTGLADEVPPPPRGNVVLKEILRGSAVTTILAIVLALIVGGILIAFTNEDVQKASGYFFAKPSDTFVAAWNAVYNGYEALFRGAIFNARGADFAAQIRPLTNTLGFAAPLIAAGLGVALAFRVGLFNIGARGQMLVGVAIAALLTFNLDLPIWFHLPVTLLAGIAGGALWGGIAGLIKARTGAHEVILTIMLNYIAYYLLLWMIRTPGLLQKPGTNQALGSATPESAQFPTLLGPQFPLLDLGFVIVVIATVFVWWLIERSSLGMRMRAVGENPHAARAAGISVKRVYVYAMLFAGALAGLAGMNQLQGAVTTGVTETIDAGIGFDAITVALLGRSRAWGTFAAGILFGALKAGSFSMQAQDIPVDIVLVVQSLVVLFIAAPPLLRTVFFLPKSDAEKAAKARAKAAKKAVTA encoded by the coding sequence GTGAGCGGCGCGACACCCGGTGCAGGAGACGTCACGAAGGGGCTGCCTCCCGAGCAGCTCCCGCCCAGCACGGGCCTCGCGGACGAGGTACCCCCGCCTCCGCGCGGCAACGTCGTCCTCAAGGAGATCCTCCGCGGCAGCGCCGTCACGACGATCCTGGCGATCGTCCTCGCGCTCATCGTCGGCGGCATCCTCATCGCCTTCACCAACGAAGACGTGCAGAAGGCCTCCGGGTACTTCTTCGCCAAGCCGAGCGACACGTTCGTCGCGGCCTGGAACGCGGTCTACAACGGCTACGAGGCGCTGTTCCGCGGAGCGATCTTCAACGCCCGCGGCGCCGACTTCGCCGCGCAGATCCGTCCGCTGACGAACACGCTGGGCTTCGCGGCTCCGCTGATCGCCGCAGGTCTGGGCGTCGCGCTCGCCTTCCGCGTCGGTTTGTTCAACATCGGCGCCCGCGGTCAGATGCTCGTCGGCGTCGCGATCGCGGCCCTGCTGACCTTCAACCTCGACCTGCCGATCTGGTTCCACCTCCCCGTCACGCTGCTTGCCGGTATCGCCGGCGGGGCGCTCTGGGGCGGCATCGCCGGTCTCATCAAGGCACGCACGGGCGCGCACGAGGTGATCCTCACGATCATGCTCAACTACATCGCGTACTACCTGCTGCTGTGGATGATCCGCACGCCCGGGCTCCTGCAGAAGCCGGGGACCAACCAGGCGCTCGGCTCGGCCACGCCGGAGAGCGCGCAGTTCCCGACCCTGCTCGGCCCGCAGTTCCCGCTGCTCGACCTCGGCTTCGTCATCGTGGTCATCGCGACGGTGTTCGTGTGGTGGCTCATCGAGCGCTCCTCGCTGGGCATGCGCATGCGCGCGGTGGGGGAGAACCCGCACGCCGCTCGCGCCGCGGGCATCAGCGTCAAGCGCGTCTACGTCTACGCGATGCTCTTCGCGGGTGCCCTCGCCGGCCTCGCCGGGATGAACCAGCTCCAGGGCGCCGTCACCACCGGCGTCACCGAGACCATCGACGCCGGCATCGGCTTCGACGCCATCACGGTCGCCCTCCTCGGGCGCAGCCGCGCCTGGGGGACCTTCGCGGCCGGAATCCTGTTCGGTGCCCTCAAAGCGGGCTCGTTCTCGATGCAGGCGCAGGACATCCCCGTCGACATCGTGCTCGTCGTGCAGTCGCTCGTCGTGCTGTTCATCGCTGCGCCGCCGCTGCTGCGCACGGTGTTCTTCCTCCCCAAGTCCGACGCAGAGAAGGCGGCCAAGGCGAGAGCCAAGGCCGCGAAGAAGGCGGTGACGGCATGA
- a CDS encoding ABC transporter ATP-binding protein: MKLELRGITKRFGSLVANDHIDLVVEPGQIHALLGENGAGKSTLMNVLYGLYQADEGEILLDDVVQHFRGPGDAMAAGIGMVHQHFMLVPVFTVAENVMLGHEQTKGLGTLDIAKAREHVRAVAARFGFDIDPDAVVGDLPVGVQQRVEIIKALSRDAKVLVFDEPTAVLTPQETDELMAIMRQLRDEGTAIVFITHKLREVREVADRITIVRLGRVVGEASPTATNAELASLMVGRAVELTVHKEAPRLGEGGLEVRNLRVLTATGAIVVDDVDFTVRPGEVLAVAGVQGNGQTELVEAIVGLAARVEGNIILDGTELVGKSVRGILDAGVGFVPEDRTEDGLVAGFSVAENLILDRSDDPAFSRAGTLRRGALEDFAKERIAEYDIRTQGPDTPAGTLSGGNQQKVVIAREMSRELRLFVAAQPTRGVDVGSIEFIHKRIIETRDAGIPVIVVSTELDEVAALADRIAVMYRGTIVGIVPGDTPRETLGLMMAGAADAEVTA, translated from the coding sequence ATGAAGCTCGAACTTCGCGGCATCACCAAGCGATTCGGCAGCCTCGTGGCGAACGACCACATCGATCTCGTGGTCGAACCCGGTCAGATCCACGCTCTCCTCGGCGAGAACGGCGCAGGCAAGTCGACGCTGATGAACGTGCTCTACGGCCTGTATCAGGCCGACGAGGGCGAGATCCTCCTCGACGACGTCGTGCAGCACTTCCGCGGCCCTGGCGACGCGATGGCCGCCGGCATCGGCATGGTGCACCAGCACTTCATGCTCGTGCCGGTGTTCACGGTGGCCGAGAACGTCATGCTCGGGCACGAGCAGACCAAGGGCCTCGGCACGCTCGACATCGCGAAGGCCCGCGAGCACGTGCGCGCGGTCGCCGCGCGGTTCGGGTTCGACATCGATCCGGACGCCGTCGTCGGCGACCTGCCGGTGGGTGTGCAGCAGCGCGTCGAGATCATCAAGGCGCTGTCCCGCGACGCCAAGGTCCTCGTCTTCGACGAGCCGACCGCGGTGCTGACGCCGCAGGAGACCGACGAGCTCATGGCCATCATGCGCCAGCTCCGAGACGAGGGCACCGCGATCGTCTTCATCACGCACAAGCTGCGCGAGGTGCGCGAGGTCGCCGACCGCATCACGATCGTCCGGCTCGGTCGGGTGGTGGGGGAGGCCTCGCCGACCGCCACCAACGCCGAACTGGCCTCGCTGATGGTCGGCCGCGCGGTCGAGCTGACCGTGCACAAGGAGGCTCCGCGGCTGGGCGAGGGCGGCCTGGAGGTCCGCAACCTCCGCGTGCTCACCGCCACCGGAGCGATCGTCGTCGACGACGTCGACTTCACCGTGCGACCCGGCGAGGTCCTCGCCGTCGCCGGTGTGCAGGGCAACGGCCAGACCGAGCTCGTCGAGGCCATCGTGGGCCTCGCCGCACGCGTCGAGGGGAACATCATTCTCGACGGCACCGAGCTCGTGGGCAAGAGCGTCCGCGGCATCCTCGACGCCGGCGTCGGGTTCGTCCCGGAGGACCGCACCGAGGACGGCCTCGTCGCCGGATTCTCGGTCGCCGAGAACCTCATCCTCGACCGCTCAGACGATCCCGCGTTCAGCCGGGCCGGGACGCTGCGCCGCGGCGCCCTGGAGGACTTCGCCAAGGAGCGCATCGCGGAGTACGACATCCGCACGCAGGGCCCGGACACTCCCGCGGGCACTCTCTCCGGAGGCAACCAGCAGAAGGTCGTGATCGCCCGCGAGATGAGCCGCGAACTGCGGCTCTTCGTCGCGGCGCAGCCGACCCGCGGGGTGGACGTGGGCTCGATCGAGTTCATCCACAAGCGCATCATCGAGACGCGGGACGCGGGCATCCCCGTGATCGTCGTCTCTACCGAGCTCGACGAGGTCGCCGCCCTCGCCGACCGGATCGCGGTCATGTACCGCGGCACCATCGTCGGCATCGTCCCCGGTGACACGCCCCGGGAGACACTCGGACTCATGATGGCCGGAGCGGCCGATGCGGAGGTGACCGCGTGA
- a CDS encoding BMP family lipoprotein encodes MTISTTKKLLGATVAAGVVFALAGCGQAPTDESEGGSAPVDSDFKPCLISDAGGWNDKSFNQSAKEGMDSAADELGIKPLEFESANDNDYAPNLETAVSEGCSLIVSVGFKLSAATVESALANPDIDYAIIDDWADNDFDGTTDAPNIKPLVFDTAQAAYLGGYAAAAWSAEAGVNKVGTFGGMQIPSVAVFMDGYQLGVEKYNEDKSADVQVFGWDAETQKGSFTGGFDANDTAKQTAQGVLDQGVDVILPVGGPVYQSAAAAINDSGKDTLMLGVDSDLAVADPSVADITLVSIMKAIDVAVRDATLAAAAGEFDPEPYIGTLENEGVKLSGFGDFEADLPEGLTDELSALQEQIISGDITVESENSPTR; translated from the coding sequence GTGACCATCTCCACCACCAAGAAGCTGCTCGGCGCGACGGTCGCCGCCGGTGTCGTCTTCGCTCTTGCCGGCTGCGGTCAGGCGCCGACCGACGAGTCCGAGGGCGGATCCGCCCCCGTCGACTCCGACTTCAAGCCCTGCCTCATCTCCGACGCCGGCGGCTGGAACGACAAGTCGTTCAACCAGTCGGCCAAGGAGGGCATGGACAGCGCCGCCGACGAGCTCGGCATCAAGCCGCTGGAGTTCGAGTCCGCGAACGACAACGACTACGCGCCGAACCTCGAGACCGCCGTCTCCGAGGGCTGCTCGCTCATCGTCTCGGTCGGCTTCAAGCTGTCCGCCGCCACGGTCGAGTCCGCGCTCGCGAACCCCGACATCGACTACGCGATCATCGACGACTGGGCCGACAACGACTTCGACGGCACCACCGACGCGCCGAACATCAAGCCCCTCGTCTTCGACACCGCCCAGGCCGCCTACCTCGGTGGCTACGCGGCGGCCGCCTGGTCCGCGGAGGCCGGTGTGAACAAGGTCGGCACCTTCGGCGGCATGCAGATCCCGTCGGTCGCGGTCTTCATGGACGGCTACCAGCTCGGCGTCGAGAAGTACAACGAGGACAAGTCGGCCGACGTCCAGGTCTTCGGCTGGGACGCCGAGACCCAGAAGGGTTCCTTCACGGGTGGCTTCGACGCCAACGACACGGCCAAGCAGACCGCCCAGGGCGTGCTCGACCAGGGCGTCGACGTCATCCTCCCCGTCGGCGGCCCGGTCTACCAGAGCGCCGCAGCGGCGATCAACGACAGCGGCAAGGACACGCTGATGCTCGGTGTCGACAGCGACCTCGCCGTCGCTGACCCCAGCGTCGCCGACATCACGCTCGTCTCGATCATGAAGGCCATCGACGTGGCCGTCCGCGACGCGACGCTCGCGGCCGCCGCCGGCGAGTTCGACCCGGAGCCCTACATCGGCACGCTCGAGAACGAGGGCGTCAAGCTCTCCGGCTTCGGCGACTTCGAGGCAGACCTGCCCGAGGGCCTGACGGACGAGCTGTCCGCTCTGCAGGAGCAGATCATCTCCGGTGACATCACGGTGGAGTCCGAGAACTCTCCCACCCGCTGA